One stretch of Rhodoferax lithotrophicus DNA includes these proteins:
- the rplD gene encoding 50S ribosomal protein L4 produces the protein MQLELLNDQGQVASKLDVPETVFGRAYNEDLVHQVVVAFQANARQGTRAQKDREQVRHSTKKPFKQKGTGRARAGMTSSPLWRGGGRIFPNMPDENFAQKINKKMYRAGMASILSQLAREGRLAVVDSLTVDSPKTKALAAKFKAMNLESVLVIADEVDENLYLASRNLVNVLVVEPRYADPVSLVHYRKVLVTKAAMGKLQEMFA, from the coding sequence ATGCAGCTCGAACTCCTGAATGATCAAGGCCAAGTGGCCTCTAAACTGGATGTGCCTGAGACCGTTTTTGGTCGTGCTTATAACGAAGACTTGGTTCACCAGGTTGTTGTTGCCTTTCAGGCCAACGCTCGGCAAGGTACTCGTGCACAAAAAGACCGCGAACAAGTTCGTCACTCGACCAAAAAACCTTTTAAACAAAAGGGAACTGGTCGCGCACGTGCTGGTATGACTTCGTCGCCCTTGTGGCGTGGTGGTGGTCGGATTTTTCCGAACATGCCAGATGAAAACTTTGCGCAAAAAATCAACAAAAAGATGTACAGAGCCGGTATGGCATCCATCTTGTCGCAGTTGGCTCGTGAAGGGCGACTGGCGGTTGTTGATTCACTCACGGTGGATTCTCCCAAAACTAAAGCATTGGCTGCCAAATTCAAGGCCATGAACCTTGAGTCGGTGCTGGTGATTGCTGATGAGGTTGATGAGAACTTGTACCTCGCATCACGCAATTTGGTCAATGTGCTGGTGGTTGAGCCTCGCTATGCTGATCCCGTGTCCCTGGTTCATTACCGCAAGGTGTTGGTAACCAAGGCTGCCATGGGCAAACTCCAGGAGATGTTCGCATGA
- the rplW gene encoding 50S ribosomal protein L23 — protein MSHGSNNLKFDEGRLMQVLVAPIVSEKATLAAEKSNAVTFKVLQDATKPEIKAAVELMFKVEVKGVSVVNTKGKTKRFGKSVGRRDNVRKAYVMLKPGQELNLGGEAA, from the coding sequence ATGAGCCACGGTTCAAACAATCTTAAATTTGATGAAGGTCGCTTGATGCAAGTGCTCGTAGCACCAATCGTGTCTGAAAAGGCAACATTGGCAGCAGAGAAGAGCAATGCTGTGACGTTCAAGGTATTGCAAGATGCCACAAAACCCGAGATCAAAGCCGCTGTTGAATTGATGTTCAAGGTTGAGGTCAAAGGTGTCTCTGTGGTCAATACCAAGGGTAAAACCAAACGTTTCGGCAAGTCTGTTGGCCGTCGTGATAATGTGCGTAAAGCCTATGTCATGCTCAAGCCTGGTCAAGAGCTGAATCTCGGTGGGGAGGCTGCGTAA
- the rplB gene encoding 50S ribosomal protein L2: protein MAVIKTKPTSPGRRGMVKISRDHLHKGEGYAPLLEPQFQNAGRNNNGHITTRHKGGGHKHHYRVVDFLRNKDGIAAKVERIEYDPNRSAHIALVCYADGERRYIIAPRGLEVGSSIMSGAEAPIRVGNTLPIRNIPVGSIIHCIELQIGKGAQVVRSAGASATLLAREGIYAQVRMRSGEVRKIHIECRATLGQVANEEHSLRRLGKAGVKRWMGIRPTVRGVVMNPVDHPHGGGEGKTGEGRHPVDPWGNLTKGYRTRNNKRTQVMIVSRRKK, encoded by the coding sequence ATGGCTGTTATTAAAACCAAACCAACTTCACCAGGCCGTCGCGGCATGGTGAAAATCTCGCGCGATCATCTCCACAAAGGGGAAGGTTACGCGCCTTTGTTGGAGCCTCAGTTTCAGAATGCTGGCCGCAACAACAATGGTCACATCACCACTCGTCATAAAGGCGGTGGTCATAAGCATCACTATCGTGTTGTCGATTTCCTTCGCAACAAAGATGGTATTGCTGCCAAGGTTGAGCGTATTGAGTACGATCCCAATCGTTCTGCCCACATCGCTTTGGTGTGTTATGCAGACGGTGAGCGTCGCTACATCATTGCACCACGGGGTCTGGAAGTTGGTAGTTCCATCATGAGTGGTGCAGAAGCGCCGATCCGTGTTGGTAACACTTTGCCGATTCGCAATATTCCAGTGGGTTCCATAATTCACTGTATCGAACTCCAAATTGGCAAGGGTGCTCAAGTGGTTCGCTCGGCAGGTGCTTCGGCAACTCTGCTGGCGCGCGAAGGCATTTACGCTCAAGTTCGGATGCGTTCTGGTGAAGTTCGTAAGATTCACATCGAATGCCGTGCCACATTGGGTCAAGTCGCTAACGAAGAACACAGCTTGCGCCGTTTAGGCAAAGCCGGTGTGAAGCGTTGGATGGGTATTCGTCCAACCGTTCGCGGTGTGGTGATGAATCCTGTGGATCACCCGCATGGTGGTGGTGAAGGTAAGACCGGCGAGGGCCGTCATCCAGTCGATCCTTGGGGTAATCTGACCAAGGGATACCGTACCCGTAACAACAAGCGCACGCAGGTCATGATCGTGTCGCGTCGCAAGAAGTAA
- the rpsS gene encoding 30S ribosomal protein S19 gives MTRSLKKGPFVDHHLVAKTEKAIATKDKKPIKTWSRRSMVLPEFIGLTIAVHNGKQHVPVYITDQMVGHKLGEFALTRTFKGHPADKKVQKK, from the coding sequence ATGACTCGTTCTCTCAAAAAAGGTCCTTTTGTTGACCATCACCTTGTAGCTAAAACTGAAAAAGCGATAGCTACCAAGGATAAAAAGCCGATCAAAACCTGGTCGCGTCGCTCAATGGTATTGCCTGAGTTCATCGGGTTGACCATTGCTGTGCACAATGGCAAGCAACATGTGCCTGTCTATATTACTGACCAAATGGTTGGCCATAAGTTGGGTGAGTTCGCGCTGACCCGTACTTTCAAGGGCCATCCCGCGGACAAAAAAGTCCAAAAGAAATAA
- the rplV gene encoding 50S ribosomal protein L22, with protein METRATLRGVRLSVDKGRLVADLIRGKKVDQALNILQFTQKKAAGIIKKVLESAIANAEHNDGADIDELKVKTIYVEQGASLRRFTARAKGRGNQIRKPTCHVYVTVGN; from the coding sequence ATGGAAACACGTGCAACCCTTCGTGGCGTTCGCTTGTCGGTCGATAAAGGCCGTCTGGTCGCGGATTTGATCCGTGGCAAAAAAGTAGATCAGGCTTTGAACATTTTGCAATTCACGCAGAAAAAAGCTGCTGGAATCATCAAAAAAGTTCTGGAGTCTGCCATTGCCAATGCTGAACACAACGATGGTGCTGATATTGACGAATTGAAGGTGAAAACCATCTACGTTGAACAAGGTGCATCGCTGAGGCGCTTCACGGCCCGCGCAAAAGGTCGTGGCAATCAAATCAGAAAACCCACGTGCCATGTGTACGTGACGGTTGGAAACTGA
- the rpsC gene encoding 30S ribosomal protein S3, with amino-acid sequence MGQKIHPTGFRLSVSRNWASRWYANDRDFAGMLAEDIKVREYLKAKLKNASVSRVLIERPAKNARITIYSARPGVVIGKKGEDIENLKRDLGRQLGVPVAVNIEEVRKPEIDAKLIADSITQQLEKRIMFRRAMKRAMQNAMRLGALGIKIMSSGRLNGIEIARCEWYREGRVPLHTLRADIDYGTSEAKTTYGIIGVKVWVYKGDTLGRNDLPVVETPRPDDERRPRGPRRDDRGGRPGSDRPAGRGARRPLGGNNAPADGSDKPAEASGADANKPTVQRVRKVAAPAAAAADGKGE; translated from the coding sequence ATGGGACAAAAAATCCATCCAACCGGTTTTCGCTTGTCGGTGAGTCGCAATTGGGCATCTCGTTGGTATGCAAATGACCGCGATTTTGCTGGCATGCTGGCTGAAGACATCAAGGTGCGTGAGTACTTGAAAGCCAAGCTCAAAAACGCTTCTGTGTCTCGCGTTTTGATCGAACGCCCAGCAAAAAATGCTCGTATCACCATTTACTCGGCACGTCCGGGTGTGGTGATCGGCAAAAAGGGCGAAGACATTGAAAACTTGAAGCGTGACTTGGGCCGTCAATTAGGCGTACCCGTTGCCGTCAACATCGAAGAAGTACGTAAGCCTGAAATCGATGCCAAGTTGATTGCCGACTCGATCACTCAACAGCTCGAAAAACGCATCATGTTCCGTCGGGCCATGAAACGTGCGATGCAAAATGCCATGCGTTTGGGTGCTTTGGGCATCAAGATCATGTCATCAGGTCGCTTGAACGGCATTGAAATTGCGCGTTGCGAGTGGTATCGCGAAGGTCGTGTGCCACTTCACACCTTGCGTGCAGACATTGACTACGGTACTTCTGAAGCCAAGACCACCTATGGCATCATTGGTGTCAAGGTCTGGGTTTACAAGGGGGATACCTTGGGTCGTAATGACCTGCCTGTTGTTGAGACACCACGTCCTGATGATGAGCGTCGCCCACGTGGCCCGCGTCGTGATGATCGTGGTGGCCGTCCTGGTTCAGATCGCCCTGCTGGTCGCGGTGCCCGTCGTCCGCTCGGTGGCAACAATGCGCCTGCTGACGGCAGCGACAAACCTGCTGAAGCTTCTGGTGCTGATGCCAATAAACCCACCGTTCAGCGCGTCCGCAAGGTAGCCGCGCCAGCCGCTGCAGCAGCTGACGGTAAAGGAGAATAA
- the rplP gene encoding 50S ribosomal protein L16, with amino-acid sequence MLQPARRKYRKEQKGRNTGIATRGSSVAFGDFGLKCVDRGRLTARQIEAARRAVSRHVKRGGRIWIRVFPDKPISQKPAEVRMGNGKGNPEYYVAEIQPGKIVFEIVGVSEELAREAFRLAAAKLPLRTTFVSRMIGQ; translated from the coding sequence ATGTTGCAACCCGCTCGCCGCAAGTACCGCAAAGAGCAAAAAGGCCGTAACACCGGTATCGCTACTCGAGGCAGTTCAGTGGCATTTGGTGACTTTGGTCTGAAGTGTGTGGATCGTGGTCGTTTGACCGCGCGTCAGATTGAGGCTGCACGTCGTGCAGTTTCTCGTCACGTGAAACGTGGTGGTCGTATCTGGATTCGAGTGTTCCCTGATAAACCTATTTCCCAAAAGCCTGCTGAAGTGCGGATGGGTAATGGTAAAGGTAACCCCGAGTACTATGTGGCTGAAATTCAGCCTGGCAAGATTGTGTTTGAAATCGTTGGTGTGTCAGAAGAGCTTGCTCGCGAAGCGTTCCGTTTGGCAGCAGCCAAGTTGCCTCTTCGCACGACCTTTGTGTCGCGCATGATTGGACAGTAA
- the rpmC gene encoding 50S ribosomal protein L29: MKTTELRKKDVAGLKVEVKELQKAHFGLRMQKATQQLNNTATLRTARRDIARAKTILVEKLAADQSAK; this comes from the coding sequence ATGAAAACGACTGAATTACGCAAAAAAGACGTGGCCGGTTTGAAAGTAGAGGTCAAAGAGCTCCAAAAAGCTCATTTTGGTCTGCGCATGCAAAAAGCCACCCAACAACTTAATAACACAGCCACTTTGCGCACTGCGCGTCGTGATATTGCTCGCGCTAAGACCATTTTGGTCGAAAAGCTGGCTGCTGATCAATCCGCCAAATAA
- the rpsQ gene encoding 30S ribosomal protein S17, whose protein sequence is MTEAKTSLKRTLIGKVVSDKRSKTVTVLIERRVKHELYGKIVGKSSKYHAHDEKGEFKLGDVIEITESRPISKTKNWVATRLVQKASLV, encoded by the coding sequence ATGACGGAAGCTAAAACATCCCTCAAGCGCACCTTGATTGGCAAGGTGGTCAGTGATAAACGCAGTAAAACTGTGACTGTTCTGATTGAGCGCCGTGTCAAGCATGAGCTTTATGGGAAGATTGTTGGCAAGTCCAGCAAGTACCATGCGCATGATGAAAAAGGTGAGTTCAAATTGGGTGACGTGATAGAAATCACGGAAAGTCGCCCGATTTCAAAAACCAAAAACTGGGTTGCGACTCGCTTGGTTCAAAAGGCCTCACTGGTCTAA
- a CDS encoding peroxiredoxin codes for MIKVGDMLPDVTLMEYHETEGGGCSMGPNPVSVRAASADKTIVLFALPGAFTPTCSAKHLPGYLENQPAFKAAGVDEIWCVSVNDAFVMGAWARDQQTGDKVRMLADGDASFATATGLTLDLTGRGMGLRSNRYSMIVKKGIVMSLNVEAPGKFEVSDAETLLGQL; via the coding sequence ATGATTAAAGTTGGCGATATGTTACCGGACGTAACCTTGATGGAATACCACGAAACCGAAGGTGGCGGGTGCAGTATGGGGCCGAATCCTGTGAGCGTACGTGCTGCCAGCGCAGATAAGACCATTGTGTTGTTTGCTTTGCCTGGTGCATTCACACCAACTTGTTCTGCGAAACATCTTCCTGGGTACCTTGAAAACCAGCCTGCCTTCAAAGCAGCGGGTGTGGATGAAATTTGGTGCGTAAGTGTGAATGATGCCTTTGTCATGGGGGCGTGGGCACGTGATCAACAAACAGGTGACAAGGTACGTATGTTGGCTGACGGTGATGCTTCCTTTGCCACGGCTACTGGTCTGACGCTGGATTTAACAGGTAGAGGTATGGGGTTGCGCAGCAATCGGTACTCCATGATTGTCAAAAAAGGCATAGTCATGTCATTAAATGTGGAGGCGCCAGGTAAGTTTGAAGTTAGTGATGCCGAAACACTATTGGGTCAACTATAG
- a CDS encoding GNAT family N-acetyltransferase, which translates to MSTDRLTLVTPNTQSEYDAVRQLFTEYANSLNVDLCFQQFDSELTNLPGDYAPPRGALLAARLGNTWMGCCALRPLDNVDYPNACEIKRLYVRPPFRGYGAGRKLAEAILSAAQQANYSYALLDTLTEMETARALYDDLGFIEIPPYYFNPLEGAHYLMVKL; encoded by the coding sequence ATGTCGACTGATCGTTTGACCTTGGTCACGCCCAATACACAAAGTGAATATGATGCTGTTCGACAGCTTTTCACTGAATATGCAAACAGCTTGAATGTGGACTTGTGCTTTCAGCAGTTTGATTCAGAGTTGACCAATTTACCTGGTGATTACGCGCCCCCTCGTGGGGCACTTTTGGCAGCGCGTTTGGGAAATACATGGATGGGATGCTGTGCCTTGCGCCCACTAGACAATGTTGACTACCCCAATGCTTGTGAAATTAAACGCCTCTATGTGCGACCTCCTTTTCGTGGCTATGGAGCAGGGCGCAAGTTAGCGGAGGCCATTTTGAGTGCAGCACAACAAGCCAACTATTCTTACGCCCTTTTGGATACGCTTACCGAAATGGAAACAGCACGTGCTTTGTACGATGACCTAGGGTTTATTGAAATTCCACCCTACTATTTCAACCCACTTGAAGGTGCTCATTACCTGATGGTCAAGCTCTGA
- a CDS encoding cytochrome b/b6 domain-containing protein, producing the protein MHVIVRIWDAPTRLFHWLLVICFTGLLITANLGGSAMVWHFRLGYTVFSLLLFRFFWGFLGGYWSRFATFLYSPSAMLHYVKGHSEPQQSVGHNPLGALSVFALLAFLSFQVASGLMSDDEISAAGPLTRFVSGDWVTFATFYHKEIGKLVLLFLVATHLTAIGYYFFSKKDNLVSPMLKGDKTLSFNVPKSSDTSSDRAKAAFIFIVCAAFVTGLVSFLD; encoded by the coding sequence ATGCATGTGATTGTCCGTATTTGGGATGCGCCGACCCGCCTCTTTCACTGGTTATTGGTGATCTGTTTTACAGGTTTGCTGATTACTGCAAATTTAGGAGGAAGTGCTATGGTTTGGCATTTTCGGTTGGGGTACACCGTCTTCTCCTTGCTTTTGTTTCGCTTTTTCTGGGGGTTTCTAGGCGGCTATTGGTCTCGTTTCGCTACATTCTTGTATTCCCCTTCAGCGATGCTTCACTACGTAAAAGGGCATTCTGAGCCACAGCAGTCCGTCGGGCATAACCCATTGGGAGCACTGTCAGTGTTTGCACTGCTTGCATTTTTGAGTTTTCAAGTTGCGTCTGGCTTGATGAGTGACGATGAAATCTCTGCTGCTGGACCGTTAACTCGTTTTGTTTCTGGAGACTGGGTTACTTTTGCCACTTTTTATCACAAGGAAATCGGTAAGCTGGTATTACTTTTTTTAGTTGCAACGCATTTGACTGCCATTGGGTACTACTTTTTCAGCAAGAAGGACAATTTAGTTAGCCCCATGTTAAAAGGCGACAAAACGCTTTCATTCAATGTCCCCAAATCGAGCGACACGTCTAGCGATAGAGCAAAAGCCGCCTTTATTTTTATAGTATGTGCCGCTTTTGTTACTGGTCTCGTTTCTTTTCTTGACTGA
- a CDS encoding c-type cytochrome gives MKILTALILSGSVLTMSLPASAQFAKAEDAIKYRKNALFVMQQNFGRVAGMAAGKIPFDAKVAAESAGVADFVAKLPWAGFGPGTDKGETKAKAEIWTDKAKFDDYANKMQAEMSKLSAAAKTGNLENIKLAVNATGGACKACHDDFRSK, from the coding sequence ATGAAAATTTTGACTGCTTTGATTCTTTCTGGTTCAGTGTTGACCATGTCTTTGCCAGCTTCAGCTCAGTTTGCCAAGGCTGAAGATGCCATCAAATATCGTAAAAATGCTTTGTTTGTTATGCAACAAAATTTTGGGCGCGTGGCCGGTATGGCGGCTGGAAAAATTCCATTTGATGCTAAGGTGGCTGCGGAAAGTGCTGGAGTGGCAGATTTTGTTGCCAAGCTGCCTTGGGCAGGTTTTGGCCCCGGCACAGATAAGGGTGAAACCAAGGCTAAAGCTGAAATTTGGACGGACAAAGCCAAGTTTGATGACTATGCGAACAAAATGCAGGCTGAAATGAGCAAATTATCTGCTGCGGCCAAAACTGGCAACTTGGAAAATATCAAATTGGCGGTTAATGCTACGGGTGGGGCGTGTAAAGCTTGCCACGATGACTTCCGGTCAAAATAA
- a CDS encoding DUF4197 domain-containing protein, translating to MNRRKFGSSFVIFIMGAILGVHGDAHALSLSDLTNAQASQGLKTALEKGAIAAVNTLGQANGFLGNDKVRIPLPGYLEDAAKLLRSFGQGARLDELILAMNQAAETAVPLARDMLVSAVKSMNVQDAKKILSGGDTSVTEFFAEKTRQPLNQKFLPIVTKTTARANLAEKYNQVAGKAAGMGLIKGDQASIEQYVTGKTLDGLYYMIGEEEKKIRQDPVGTGSAVLQKVFGALKS from the coding sequence ATGAATCGCCGCAAGTTTGGTTCTTCTTTTGTCATTTTTATCATGGGCGCAATATTGGGTGTACATGGGGATGCTCATGCGTTGTCATTGAGCGATCTCACCAACGCCCAAGCATCACAAGGATTGAAGACTGCCCTGGAAAAAGGTGCCATAGCGGCAGTGAATACATTGGGTCAAGCAAATGGCTTTTTGGGTAACGATAAAGTTCGCATTCCGCTTCCTGGGTATCTGGAAGATGCCGCCAAATTACTGCGCAGCTTTGGTCAAGGTGCGCGATTGGATGAGTTGATATTGGCTATGAATCAAGCTGCGGAAACCGCAGTACCTTTGGCGCGAGACATGTTGGTCAGTGCAGTCAAAAGCATGAATGTCCAGGATGCCAAAAAAATTCTCAGTGGTGGAGATACATCGGTGACTGAGTTCTTTGCAGAAAAGACACGCCAGCCATTGAATCAAAAATTCCTACCTATCGTCACAAAAACGACGGCACGTGCCAACTTGGCAGAAAAGTACAACCAGGTGGCTGGTAAAGCTGCTGGCATGGGGTTGATCAAAGGCGATCAGGCCAGCATAGAGCAATATGTCACCGGAAAAACGCTGGATGGTTTGTATTACATGATTGGTGAGGAAGAGAAAAAGATTCGCCAAGACCCTGTGGGAACCGGTAGTGCGGTACTGCAAAAAGTGTTTGGGGCACTCAAGTCATAA
- a CDS encoding PTS sugar transporter subunit IIA yields MNNGIFIMAHAPLASALRQCVLHVFPDAATAVAVLDVQPNTPTEETLAAARVALAVLNTTHTLVLTDMFGATPCNVAQKLIDGVHSRMVAGVNLPMLMRAVTYRNESLDALIARVLAGGSQGIMQVAVTAPQNQQRKPNDQNYNDHQQ; encoded by the coding sequence ATGAACAACGGTATTTTCATCATGGCTCATGCGCCTTTGGCAAGTGCCTTGCGTCAATGTGTCTTGCATGTTTTTCCAGACGCGGCTACTGCAGTCGCCGTGCTTGATGTACAGCCCAACACACCCACAGAAGAGACATTGGCAGCTGCTCGGGTAGCCTTGGCCGTGTTGAATACCACGCATACGCTGGTATTGACCGACATGTTTGGCGCAACCCCCTGTAACGTGGCGCAAAAGCTTATCGACGGTGTCCACTCCCGTATGGTGGCGGGTGTGAATTTACCCATGTTGATGCGTGCAGTGACTTACCGAAATGAATCCCTGGATGCTTTGATTGCGCGTGTATTGGCAGGCGGATCTCAAGGCATCATGCAAGTAGCCGTGACAGCGCCGCAAAATCAGCAACGAAAACCAAATGACCAAAACTACAACGACCATCAGCAATAA
- a CDS encoding HPr family phosphocarrier protein yields the protein MTKTTTTISNKLGLHARASAKLTKLAGNFPCEVWMYRGDRRVNAKSIMGVMMLAAGMGAQVEIETIGAQEQEAMDALLALIADKFGEGE from the coding sequence ATGACCAAAACTACAACGACCATCAGCAATAAGCTCGGCTTGCATGCACGTGCTTCGGCCAAATTGACCAAACTGGCGGGCAATTTCCCGTGCGAAGTATGGATGTACCGCGGTGACCGCCGCGTCAATGCCAAAAGTATCATGGGTGTGATGATGTTGGCCGCAGGCATGGGTGCGCAGGTTGAAATCGAAACCATTGGTGCCCAAGAGCAGGAAGCCATGGACGCATTGTTGGCCCTGATTGCCGACAAGTTTGGAGAGGGTGAATGA
- the ptsP gene encoding phosphoenolpyruvate--protein phosphotransferase yields the protein MTFSIHGLAVARGIAIGRAVLVASTRLDVAHYFIESSQVVAEINRVRDGRDAVVAEIHRLQASITQMAPKDTPHELTALLDVHLMLLQDEELSNGVRHWIKDRLYNAEWALTTQLEVVARQFDEMEDEYLRERKADLEQITEKVLRAMRGVSSPLVQPLGRHGRKMSQQDLLLDDTVDVPLILVAHDLSPSDMLQFKQSVFAGFITDVGGKTSHTAIVARSLDIPAVVGARLSSHLIRQDDWVVIDGDAGVVVVDPSPIILAEYGFKQRQGELQRGRLLRLLHTPSVTMDGQKVELLANIEMPDDAESALKAGAVGVGLFRSEFLFMGRHGKLPNEDEQFQAYKRAVEGMQGLPVTIRTVDVGADKPLDDTLRDDAHLNPALGLRAIRWSLADPAMFLTQLRAILRAAAFGQVHLLIPMLVHASEIRQTMALIDHARVQLDNRGVAYGPIKIGAMIEIPAAALTLKVFLKYFDFLSIGTNDLIQYTLAIDRADESVAHLYDPMHPAVLRLVANTIEQARAQGKPVSVCGEMAGDTSMTRLLLGMGLRSFSMHPAQILAIKQEVLRADTEKLGPWAEQVMMDDEPSKRIAKKA from the coding sequence ATGACATTCAGCATCCACGGCCTGGCGGTAGCCCGTGGCATTGCCATCGGGCGGGCTGTATTGGTTGCATCAACCCGGCTGGATGTGGCCCACTACTTTATTGAGTCATCACAAGTTGTCGCCGAAATCAATCGGGTGCGCGATGGTCGTGATGCCGTGGTGGCAGAGATTCATCGTTTGCAGGCCAGTATTACCCAGATGGCACCCAAAGACACCCCACACGAGCTCACCGCTCTGCTGGATGTGCACTTGATGCTGTTGCAAGACGAAGAGCTTAGCAACGGTGTTCGCCACTGGATCAAAGACCGCCTTTACAACGCCGAATGGGCGTTGACTACTCAGCTTGAAGTGGTCGCCCGCCAGTTTGACGAAATGGAGGATGAATACCTGCGGGAGCGCAAAGCTGATCTGGAGCAGATCACAGAGAAAGTGCTGCGTGCCATGCGTGGTGTGTCGTCGCCCTTGGTGCAACCTCTTGGTCGCCACGGGAGGAAAATGTCACAGCAGGATCTGCTGCTGGATGACACGGTGGATGTCCCCTTGATTCTGGTTGCGCACGACCTCTCGCCATCGGACATGCTGCAATTCAAGCAGAGTGTGTTTGCCGGGTTTATCACCGATGTGGGTGGAAAAACCTCGCATACCGCCATCGTCGCGCGCAGCTTGGATATTCCTGCCGTAGTCGGGGCGCGCCTGAGCAGCCATTTGATTCGACAAGACGACTGGGTGGTCATTGATGGTGACGCTGGTGTGGTGGTGGTTGACCCGTCTCCCATCATCTTGGCGGAATATGGTTTCAAGCAGCGTCAAGGTGAGCTCCAGCGTGGTCGACTATTGCGCCTGTTGCACACACCGTCGGTCACCATGGACGGGCAAAAAGTCGAGTTATTGGCCAATATTGAAATGCCAGACGACGCTGAAAGTGCTTTGAAAGCCGGTGCCGTTGGTGTGGGCCTGTTCCGCAGTGAATTTTTATTCATGGGACGTCATGGCAAGTTGCCCAACGAAGACGAGCAGTTCCAGGCCTACAAGCGCGCGGTCGAAGGCATGCAAGGCTTGCCGGTCACAATTCGCACCGTGGATGTTGGTGCCGACAAACCGCTGGACGACACCTTGCGCGACGATGCTCATTTGAACCCAGCTTTGGGTTTGCGGGCGATTCGCTGGAGTCTTGCCGATCCCGCCATGTTTCTTACGCAGTTGCGTGCCATTTTGCGTGCAGCAGCGTTTGGGCAGGTGCATCTACTGATTCCGATGTTGGTGCATGCCAGTGAAATCCGCCAGACCATGGCTTTGATTGACCATGCGCGGGTGCAACTTGACAACCGTGGTGTAGCGTATGGGCCCATCAAAATTGGTGCCATGATCGAAATACCGGCAGCGGCACTGACACTCAAGGTGTTTTTGAAATACTTTGATTTCCTGTCCATTGGCACCAATGACCTGATTCAGTACACCCTGGCCATAGACCGGGCTGACGAGTCGGTGGCACACCTCTACGACCCCATGCATCCAGCGGTATTGCGCCTGGTAGCCAATACCATTGAGCAGGCGCGTGCCCAGGGCAAGCCGGTGAGTGTGTGCGGCGAAATGGCGGGGGATACCAGCATGACACGCTTGTTGCTGGGCATGGGCTTGCGCAGTTTCTCCATGCACCCGGCCCAGATATTGGCCATCAAGCAGGAGGTGCTGCGTGCGGACACCGAAAAACTGGGTCCTTGGGCTGAACAAGTGATGATGGATGATGAACCCAGCAAACGTATTGCCAAAAAAGCCTAA
- a CDS encoding FecR family protein — protein sequence MKFKQWGVNLIFLACCVMGAQAQSVGILKSVQGKVGLNQPSAVRSVYAGDGVQTADRIVTGSGSSATLTLKDGSVVSVGPNSTLMLTDVKFDTTTQEGSLILNLVQGSIRMVTGWLGKVHPDQVKVITPTSVVGVRGTDFIVEVP from the coding sequence ATGAAATTCAAACAATGGGGCGTGAACCTGATCTTTCTGGCGTGTTGTGTCATGGGTGCGCAGGCACAAAGCGTGGGTATCTTGAAATCGGTGCAGGGGAAGGTTGGCCTGAACCAGCCCTCTGCGGTTCGATCCGTCTACGCGGGTGATGGTGTACAAACGGCGGACCGCATTGTCACAGGCAGTGGTTCCAGCGCTACGCTGACCCTGAAAGATGGTTCGGTGGTGTCGGTGGGCCCCAATTCGACCCTGATGCTGACGGATGTCAAGTTTGACACCACCACGCAAGAAGGCAGCTTGATCCTCAACCTGGTGCAGGGCAGCATTCGAATGGTCACCGGTTGGCTGGGCAAAGTTCATCCCGATCAGGTCAAGGTCATCACCCCCACCTCCGTGGTAGGGGTGCGTGGGACGGATTTCATTGTGGAGGTGCCATGA